A section of the Saccharopolyspora gregorii genome encodes:
- the exaC gene encoding acetaldehyde dehydrogenase ExaC — translation MTLYAAPGTAGSVVEYRSRYDHFIGGEYVAPAKGGYFENPTPITGKVFTEIARGTADDVERAIDAAEGAAPAWGRTAPAERAGVLLAIADRMEQNLEKLAVAESWENGKPVRETLAADIPLAIDHFRYFAGALRAQEGTLSQVDEDTVAYHFHEPLGVVGQIIPWNFPILMAVWKIAPALAGGNAIVLKPAEQTPASIHVLLEVISDLLPPGVLNVVNGFGVEAGKPLASSSRIRKVAFTGETTTGRLILQYASENIIPVTVELGGKSPNIFFDDIGAQRDAFYDKALEGFAMFALNQGEVCTCPSRALVQQGIYRDFLADAVARTEKIKTGHPLDTDTQIGAQASNDQLEKILSYIDIGKQEGAKILTGGERIEHGGELAGGYYVQPTIFEGHNKQRIFQEEIFGPVLSVASFTDYDEAIKTANDTLYGLGAGVWSRDGSTAYRAGRDIQAGRVWVNNYHAYPAHAAFGGYKQSGIGRETHKMMLDHYQQTKNLLISYSQSGPGLF, via the coding sequence ATGACGCTCTACGCAGCTCCGGGAACCGCCGGCTCGGTGGTCGAGTACCGCTCGCGCTACGACCACTTCATCGGCGGCGAGTACGTGGCCCCCGCGAAGGGCGGCTACTTCGAGAACCCCACGCCGATCACCGGCAAGGTCTTCACCGAGATCGCCCGCGGCACCGCGGACGACGTGGAGCGGGCCATCGACGCCGCCGAAGGCGCCGCACCAGCCTGGGGCCGCACCGCCCCCGCCGAGCGCGCCGGGGTGCTGCTGGCCATCGCCGACCGCATGGAGCAGAACCTGGAGAAGCTCGCGGTCGCCGAGAGCTGGGAGAACGGCAAGCCCGTCCGGGAGACGCTGGCCGCCGACATCCCGCTGGCGATCGACCACTTCCGCTACTTCGCGGGCGCGCTGCGCGCCCAGGAGGGCACCCTCTCGCAGGTCGACGAGGACACCGTCGCCTACCACTTCCACGAGCCGCTGGGCGTCGTCGGCCAGATCATCCCGTGGAACTTCCCGATCCTGATGGCGGTCTGGAAGATCGCCCCGGCGCTGGCCGGTGGCAACGCCATCGTGCTCAAGCCCGCCGAGCAGACCCCGGCGTCGATCCACGTGCTGCTGGAGGTCATCTCCGACCTGCTGCCGCCGGGCGTGCTCAACGTCGTCAACGGTTTCGGCGTCGAGGCGGGCAAGCCGCTGGCGTCGAGCTCGCGGATCCGCAAAGTCGCCTTCACCGGTGAGACCACCACCGGGCGGCTCATCCTGCAGTACGCCAGCGAGAACATCATCCCGGTGACGGTGGAGCTCGGCGGCAAGAGCCCGAACATCTTCTTCGACGACATCGGCGCCCAGCGCGACGCCTTCTACGACAAGGCGCTGGAGGGCTTCGCCATGTTCGCCCTCAACCAGGGCGAGGTGTGCACCTGCCCGTCGCGGGCACTGGTGCAGCAGGGCATCTACCGGGACTTCCTGGCCGACGCGGTCGCCCGCACCGAGAAGATCAAGACCGGGCACCCGCTGGACACCGACACCCAGATCGGCGCGCAGGCCAGCAACGACCAGCTGGAGAAGATCCTCTCCTACATCGACATCGGCAAGCAGGAGGGCGCCAAGATCCTCACCGGTGGCGAGCGCATCGAGCACGGCGGCGAACTCGCCGGCGGCTACTACGTGCAGCCCACCATCTTCGAGGGGCACAACAAGCAGCGGATCTTCCAGGAGGAGATCTTCGGGCCGGTGCTGTCGGTGGCGTCGTTCACCGACTACGACGAGGCGATCAAAACCGCCAACGACACCCTCTACGGCCTCGGCGCCGGCGTGTGGTCCCGGGACGGCTCCACCGCCTACCGGGCGGGCCGCGACATCCAGGCGGGCCGGGTGTGGGTGAACAACTACCACGCCTACCCGGCGCATGCGGCCTTCGGCGGCTACAAGCAGTCCGGCATCGGCCGCGAGACCCACAAGATGATGCTGGACCACTACCAGCAGACGAAGAACCTCCTCATCAGCTACTCCCAGAGCGGTCCGGGGTTGTTCTGA
- a CDS encoding beta-N-acetylhexosaminidase: MPLTPVRAATAALLTGVLTAGVLSTLTPAAAADPQARLHQVVPAPETVREAPGVAFELTADSSITADPGATEVADRLAEVLRPATGFPLPVGDGGDLALRLDEPETGPEGYRLEVTADAVTLHAATDTGLFHGVQTLRQLLPAEIESPQVQDVPWTVPGGEITDRPRYEHRAAGLDVARHFFDVDSVKRYIDQLARYKVNFLRLHLSDDQGWRIQITDWPRLTEHGGSTEVGGGPGGFYTQQDYSEIVAHAESRHITLIPEIDTPGHTNAALSSYAELNCDGVAPPLYTGIEVGFSSLCVDKDVTYEFLDDVIREIAALTPGPYLHIGGDEADATTDEQYRAFMDRALPIVAKYGKTAVGWHEYAKAEPAAGSVVQYWGTEGADAELMAAAAERGNRILLSPADRSYLDMKYDESTELGLSWAGYVEVADAYGWDPATHLPGVPAEAVHGVEAPMWTETLETSEHVELMAFPRLPAIAELGWSPADTHDWESFRARLAQQGPRWEAAGIGFTRSPQIDWP, encoded by the coding sequence ATGCCCCTCACCCCCGTGCGTGCCGCGACGGCGGCCCTGCTGACCGGCGTGCTCACCGCCGGAGTCCTGAGCACCCTCACCCCCGCCGCCGCCGCGGATCCGCAGGCGCGGCTGCACCAGGTCGTCCCGGCTCCCGAAACGGTGCGGGAAGCCCCCGGCGTCGCGTTCGAGCTGACCGCCGACAGCTCGATCACCGCCGACCCCGGCGCGACCGAGGTGGCCGACCGCCTCGCCGAGGTGCTGCGGCCCGCCACCGGGTTCCCGCTGCCGGTCGGCGACGGCGGCGACCTCGCGCTGCGCCTGGACGAGCCGGAGACCGGGCCGGAGGGCTACCGGCTGGAGGTCACCGCGGACGCGGTGACGCTGCACGCCGCCACCGACACCGGCCTGTTCCACGGCGTGCAGACGCTGCGCCAGCTGCTGCCTGCCGAGATCGAGAGCCCGCAGGTGCAGGACGTGCCGTGGACCGTGCCCGGCGGGGAGATCACCGACCGGCCGCGCTACGAGCACCGCGCCGCCGGGCTCGACGTGGCCCGGCACTTCTTCGACGTCGACTCGGTGAAGCGCTACATCGACCAGCTCGCGCGGTACAAGGTGAACTTCCTGCGCCTGCACCTGAGCGACGACCAGGGCTGGCGGATCCAGATCACCGATTGGCCGCGGCTGACCGAGCACGGCGGCAGCACCGAGGTCGGCGGTGGTCCCGGCGGCTTCTACACGCAGCAGGACTACTCGGAGATCGTGGCGCACGCCGAGTCCCGGCACATCACCCTCATCCCGGAGATCGACACCCCGGGGCACACCAACGCGGCGCTGTCCTCCTACGCGGAGCTCAACTGCGACGGGGTGGCGCCGCCGCTGTACACCGGCATCGAGGTCGGGTTCAGCTCGCTGTGCGTGGACAAGGACGTGACCTACGAGTTCCTGGACGACGTGATCCGCGAGATCGCCGCCCTCACCCCCGGCCCGTACCTGCACATCGGCGGGGACGAGGCGGACGCCACCACCGACGAGCAGTACCGCGCGTTCATGGACCGCGCGCTGCCGATCGTGGCCAAGTACGGCAAGACCGCGGTGGGCTGGCACGAGTACGCCAAGGCCGAACCGGCCGCCGGGTCGGTCGTGCAGTACTGGGGCACCGAGGGCGCCGACGCGGAGCTGATGGCCGCGGCCGCCGAGCGCGGCAACCGGATCCTGCTGTCGCCCGCGGACCGGTCGTACCTGGACATGAAGTACGACGAGTCCACCGAGCTGGGACTGAGCTGGGCCGGGTACGTCGAGGTGGCCGACGCCTACGGCTGGGACCCGGCGACGCACCTGCCGGGCGTGCCCGCCGAGGCGGTGCACGGCGTGGAGGCTCCGATGTGGACGGAGACGCTGGAGACCTCCGAGCACGTCGAGCTGATGGCGTTCCCGCGGCTGCCCGCGATCGCCGAGCTGGGCTGGTCGCCCGCTGACACCCACGACTGGGAGTCGTTCCGGGCGCGGCTGGCGCAGCAGGGACCGCGCTGGGAGGCGGCGGGCATCGGGTTCACCCGCTCCCCGCAGATCGACTGGCCGTGA
- a CDS encoding GAF domain-containing protein, producing the protein MKRTDEIPADPMERARLLRRVHSAVLSGERAPHAPRPVVFESWRRSLAASVDPDRVEPPVVVGVDRLAEMRAAHPLAACVPLLRRTLLDAADGTTHIMVITDAEGNILWREGHPNVCRAADRVQLAEGTTWSETSMGTNAMGTTLATGRPVQIHSAEHLVRRYHSWTCAASPVHDPETGRILGSIDISGPLHTMHPALPALVAAATTLVESTLRDWMARRDERLRERNSDALRALRGEPGALLSATGRVIAAEPGDLALPERVELDRPEGALRLGGREARIEPLAEGYLLRAPRAVAGRGGAGSSGARTGSGSGGTGATGAAEAGSVRSVRAGAGSAAESAAPDGARPPTLRLRFLTSRPTAELRGREVSLSPRRAELLAVLALSPDGLNAEQLALALHGEQGNPVTVRAEIHRLRTQLGHDVVQTKPYRIAAEVDADFLQLRAALRAGRLDPALELHRGALLPSSEAPAVREEREDLLAGLRGAVLSARDPELLWRLADGAAGRDDIEVHEALLVVLPAQDWRRPTVAARLHRLLHDPA; encoded by the coding sequence ATGAAGCGCACCGACGAGATTCCCGCCGACCCGATGGAACGCGCCCGCCTGCTGCGTCGGGTGCACAGCGCCGTGCTCTCCGGGGAACGCGCGCCGCACGCACCGCGCCCGGTGGTGTTCGAGTCGTGGCGCCGTTCGCTGGCGGCCAGCGTCGACCCGGACCGGGTCGAACCGCCGGTGGTCGTCGGCGTCGACCGGCTCGCGGAGATGCGCGCGGCGCACCCGCTCGCGGCCTGCGTGCCGCTGCTGCGCCGCACCCTGCTGGACGCGGCGGACGGCACCACGCACATCATGGTGATCACCGACGCGGAGGGGAACATCCTCTGGCGCGAGGGGCACCCGAACGTGTGCCGGGCCGCGGACCGGGTGCAGCTGGCCGAGGGCACCACCTGGTCGGAGACCTCGATGGGCACCAACGCGATGGGCACCACGCTGGCCACCGGCCGCCCGGTGCAGATCCACTCGGCGGAGCACCTGGTGCGCCGCTACCACTCGTGGACCTGCGCGGCCTCCCCGGTGCACGACCCGGAGACCGGCCGCATCCTCGGCTCGATCGACATCAGCGGGCCGCTGCACACCATGCACCCCGCGTTGCCCGCGCTGGTCGCGGCGGCGACGACGCTGGTGGAGAGCACGCTGCGCGACTGGATGGCACGCCGCGACGAGCGGCTGCGGGAGCGGAACTCGGACGCGCTGCGGGCGCTGCGCGGCGAACCGGGGGCGCTGCTGAGCGCCACCGGGCGGGTGATCGCGGCCGAGCCGGGTGATCTGGCGCTGCCGGAGCGGGTCGAGCTGGACCGCCCGGAAGGCGCGCTGCGGCTGGGTGGCCGGGAGGCGCGGATCGAGCCGTTGGCCGAGGGGTACCTGCTGCGGGCGCCTCGGGCCGTCGCGGGTCGAGGCGGGGCGGGTTCCTCCGGTGCCCGGACCGGCTCGGGCTCCGGCGGGACGGGTGCGACCGGTGCCGCCGAGGCGGGTTCGGTGCGTTCGGTGCGTGCCGGGGCCGGTTCCGCGGCGGAGTCGGCCGCTCCGGACGGGGCACGCCCACCGACGCTGCGGCTGCGCTTCCTCACCTCCCGGCCGACCGCGGAACTGCGCGGTCGCGAGGTGTCGCTGAGCCCGCGCCGCGCCGAGCTGCTGGCGGTGCTCGCGCTCTCCCCCGACGGCCTCAACGCCGAGCAGCTGGCGCTGGCCCTGCACGGCGAGCAGGGCAACCCGGTGACGGTGCGCGCCGAGATCCACCGGCTGCGCACCCAGCTGGGCCACGACGTGGTGCAGACGAAGCCGTACCGGATCGCCGCCGAGGTGGACGCGGACTTCCTGCAGCTGCGCGCCGCGCTGCGGGCGGGCCGGCTGGACCCGGCGCTGGAGCTGCACCGAGGCGCGCTGCTGCCGAGCTCGGAGGCACCGGCGGTCCGCGAGGAGCGGGAGGACCTGCTGGCGGGGTTGCGCGGCGCGGTGCTCTCGGCGCGCGACCCGGAACTGCTGTGGCGGCTGGCCGACGGGGCCGCGGGCCGCGACGACATCGAGGTGCACGAGGCGCTGCTGGTGGTGCTGCCCGCGCAGGACTGGCGCCGCCCCACGGTCGCGGCCCGCCTGCACCGGCTGCTGCACGACCCGGCCTGA
- a CDS encoding propionyl-CoA synthetase codes for MGAHADAHRRSLADPEGFWLEAATGIDWDRAPSRALDESGRWFPDGVLNTCFNALDRHVRDGRGEQAAVIWDSAMTGEVSRWTYRELLDRTARFAGALRARGVGKGDRVIVYLPMIPEALVVMLACARIGAVHSVVFGGFAPKELAARIDDARPAIVVAASCGLEPNRVVEYKPIVDEALRLADHRPAGGVLVFQRDRARAELGPDDADAAEALAAAEPADCVPVAATDPLYVLYTSGTTGRPKGVVRDHGGHAVALRWSMGAIYDIGPGEVFWTASDVGWVVGHSYIVYGPLLAGATTVVYEGKPVGTPDAGAFWRVIAEHGVKALFTAPTAFRAIKRVDPEAAELAHHDLSSLRTLFLAGERLDPETYQWAVRTLGVPVVDHWWQTETGWPICANLRGLEPMPIKPGSPTVPVPGFDVRVLDQAGAEVPPGVDGAICIKQPLPPGMLPTLWGDDERFRESYLSRYPGYYLTGDSGHVDEDGYVFVMGRTDDVINVAGHRLSTGSMEAVLAAHPAVAECAVIGVHDALKGQVPRGFVVLKSGVEVDPAELRAELVAAVRDQIGPVAAFRDVDVVDGLPKTRSGKVLRKSMREIADTGEAKVPSTIEDPSVLDALRSALRGQRPS; via the coding sequence ATGGGTGCCCACGCCGACGCGCACCGGCGCAGCCTCGCCGACCCCGAGGGGTTCTGGCTGGAGGCCGCAACCGGCATCGACTGGGACCGGGCGCCGAGCAGGGCGCTGGACGAGTCCGGGCGCTGGTTCCCGGACGGGGTGCTCAACACCTGCTTCAACGCGCTGGACCGGCACGTGCGCGACGGGCGGGGCGAGCAGGCCGCGGTCATCTGGGACTCGGCGATGACCGGCGAGGTGTCCCGCTGGACCTACCGCGAGCTGCTGGACCGCACCGCCCGCTTCGCCGGGGCGCTGCGGGCGCGCGGCGTCGGCAAGGGCGACCGGGTGATCGTCTACCTGCCGATGATCCCGGAAGCCCTGGTGGTGATGCTGGCCTGCGCGCGGATCGGCGCGGTGCACTCGGTGGTCTTCGGCGGCTTCGCGCCGAAGGAGCTCGCCGCCCGCATCGACGACGCCCGCCCGGCGATCGTGGTGGCCGCCTCCTGCGGGCTGGAGCCGAACCGGGTCGTGGAGTACAAGCCGATCGTCGACGAGGCGCTGCGGCTGGCCGATCACCGCCCGGCCGGCGGCGTGCTGGTGTTCCAGCGCGACCGGGCGCGCGCCGAGCTCGGCCCGGACGACGCCGACGCCGCCGAAGCACTGGCGGCCGCCGAGCCCGCCGACTGCGTGCCGGTGGCGGCCACCGACCCGCTGTACGTGCTCTACACCTCCGGCACCACCGGCCGCCCCAAGGGCGTCGTGCGCGACCACGGCGGGCACGCGGTGGCGCTGCGCTGGTCGATGGGCGCCATCTACGACATCGGGCCCGGGGAGGTGTTCTGGACCGCCTCCGACGTGGGCTGGGTCGTCGGGCACTCCTACATCGTCTACGGCCCGCTGCTGGCCGGGGCGACCACCGTGGTCTACGAGGGCAAGCCGGTGGGCACCCCGGACGCGGGGGCGTTCTGGCGGGTCATCGCCGAGCACGGGGTGAAGGCGCTGTTCACCGCGCCGACCGCCTTCCGGGCGATCAAGCGGGTCGATCCGGAGGCGGCCGAGCTCGCCCACCACGACCTGTCCTCGCTGCGCACGCTGTTCCTCGCCGGGGAGCGGCTGGACCCGGAGACCTACCAGTGGGCGGTGCGCACCCTCGGCGTGCCGGTGGTGGACCACTGGTGGCAGACCGAGACGGGCTGGCCGATCTGCGCGAACCTGCGCGGCCTGGAACCGATGCCGATCAAGCCGGGGTCGCCGACGGTGCCGGTGCCCGGGTTCGACGTGCGGGTGCTCGACCAGGCGGGCGCGGAGGTGCCGCCGGGAGTGGACGGCGCGATCTGCATCAAGCAGCCGCTGCCGCCGGGGATGCTGCCGACGCTGTGGGGCGACGACGAGCGGTTCCGCGAGTCCTACCTGTCCCGGTACCCCGGCTACTACCTGACCGGCGACAGCGGGCACGTGGACGAGGACGGCTACGTGTTCGTGATGGGCCGCACCGATGACGTGATCAACGTGGCGGGGCACCGGTTGTCCACCGGATCGATGGAGGCGGTGCTCGCCGCGCACCCGGCGGTGGCGGAGTGCGCGGTGATCGGCGTGCACGACGCGCTCAAGGGCCAGGTGCCGCGCGGTTTCGTGGTGCTCAAGTCCGGCGTCGAGGTCGACCCGGCGGAGCTGCGGGCGGAGCTGGTGGCCGCGGTGCGGGACCAGATCGGGCCGGTCGCGGCGTTCCGGGACGTGGACGTGGTGGACGGGCTGCCGAAGACGCGGTCGGGGAAGGTGCTGCGCAAGTCGATGCGGGAGATCGCCGACACCGGCGAGGCGAAGGTGCCCTCGACCATCGAGGACCCGTCGGTGCTCGACGCCCTCCGGAGCGCGCTGCGCGGGCAGCGACCGAGTTGA
- a CDS encoding DUF779 domain-containing protein, with the protein MGDEDTGTPARVAVTPEAADLIRRLRAQHGPVMFHQSGGCCDGSAPMCYPQGEFRTGASDVHLGDLAVADENGDPDPVPMWMSGAQFEYWKHTHLTVDVVPGRGSGFSLEAPEGVRFLIRSRLLTDEEWAGLGER; encoded by the coding sequence ATGGGGGACGAGGACACGGGCACTCCCGCACGGGTGGCCGTGACGCCGGAGGCGGCGGATCTGATCCGCCGCCTCCGGGCGCAGCACGGCCCGGTGATGTTCCACCAGTCCGGCGGGTGCTGCGACGGCAGCGCCCCCATGTGCTACCCGCAGGGCGAGTTCCGCACCGGGGCGTCCGACGTGCACCTGGGCGACCTCGCGGTGGCCGACGAGAACGGCGATCCCGACCCGGTGCCGATGTGGATGTCCGGCGCCCAGTTCGAGTACTGGAAGCACACCCACCTGACCGTCGACGTGGTTCCGGGGCGGGGGAGCGGATTCTCCTTGGAGGCGCCCGAAGGCGTGCGCTTCCTGATCCGATCCCGGTTGCTCACCGACGAGGAGTGGGCCGGGCTCGGCGAGCGCTGA